The following coding sequences are from one Amphiprion ocellaris isolate individual 3 ecotype Okinawa chromosome 19, ASM2253959v1, whole genome shotgun sequence window:
- the LOC111565380 gene encoding cytoglobin-1-like, giving the protein MERMQGEGEVDHLERPSPLTDKERVMIQDSWAKVYQNCDDAGVAILVRLFVNFPSSKQYFSQFKHTEDPEELEKSSQLRKHAHRVMNAINTLVESLDNSEKVASVLKLVGKAHALRHKVEPVYFKILSGVILEVLGEEFPEVVTPEVAAAWTKLLATVYCGITAVYEEVGWTKLSASTG; this is encoded by the exons ATGGAGAGGATgcagggagagggagaggtggACCACCTGGAGCGACCGAGCCCACTGACTGACAAGGAGAGGGTGATGATCCAGGACTCGTGGGCTAAAGTCTACCAGAACTGTGACGATGCCGGGGTGGCCATACTAGTCAG GCTGTTTGTGAACTTCCCGTCATCCAAGCAGTACTTCAGCCAGTTCAAACACACTGAGGACccggaggagctggagaagagCTCCCAGCTGAGGAAACACGCTCACAGAGTCATGAATGCCATCAATACGCTGGTGGAGAGCCTCGACAACTCAGAGAAGGTGGCCTCAGTGCTGAAGCTGGTGGGGAAGGCCCATGCACTCCGTCACAAGGTGGAGCCTGTGTACTTCAAG ATTCTGAGTGGCGTGATTCTGGAGGTCTTGGGGGAAGAGTTTCCAGAGGTTGTCACTCCAGAGGTGGCTGCAGCGTGGACCAAACTCCTGGCTACAGTCTACTGTGGCATCACTGCCGTCTATGAGGAAGTGGGCTGGACAAAGCTTTCGGCCTCGACTGGCTGA